A genomic window from Larus michahellis chromosome 27, bLarMic1.1, whole genome shotgun sequence includes:
- the LOC141735003 gene encoding olfactory receptor 14A16-like, which produces MSNGSSITHFLLLAFADTRELQLLHFCLFLGIYLAALLGNGLIITAVACDHRLHTPMYFFLLNLALLDLGCISTTLPKATANSLWDTRAISYLGCVTQVFVFVTFISAEFYLLTVMAYDRYVAICKPLRYGSLLGSRACVHMAAAAWGSGFLYAVLHTANTFSIPLCQGNGLNQFFCEIAQILKLSCSDSDYLKEVWIILLSACLVFACFVFIVLSYVQIFRAVLRMPSQQGQHKAFSTCLPHLAVVSLFVSTGIFAHLKPPSISSPFLDLVVSLLYSVVPPAVNPLIYSLRNQELKGALRKQTQWILHHQQ; this is translated from the coding sequence atgtccaacggcagctccatcacccacttcctcctcctggcattcgcagacacgcgggagctgcagctcttgcacttctgcctcttcctgggcatctacctggctgccctcctgggcaatggcctcatcatcactgccgtagcctgtgaccaccgcctccacacccccatgtacttcttcctcctcaacctcgccctcctcgacctgggctgcatctccaccactctgcccaaagccacggccaactccctctgggacaccagggccatctcctacttggGATGTGTTACACAAGTCTTCGTGTTTGTCACcttcatctcagcagagttttatcttctgacagtcatggcctatgaccgctacgtggccatctgcaaacccctgcgctatgggtccctcctgggcagcagagcttgtgtccacatggcagcagctgcctggggcagtggctttctctatgctgtgctgcacacagctaatacattttcaatacctctctgccaaggcaatggcctaaaCCAATTCTTTTGTGAAATcgcccagatcctcaagctctcctgctcagactcagactacctcaagGAAGTTTGGATTATTCTACTCAGTGCCTGTTTAgtctttgcatgttttgttttcattgtgctgtcctatgtgcagatcttcagggctgtgctgaggatgccctcgcagcagggacagcacaaagccttttccacctgcctccctcacctggccgtggtctccttATTTGTCAGCACTGGCATATTTGCCCACCTGaagcctccctccatctcctctccatttCTAGACCTAGTGGTGTCActgctgtactcggtggtgcctccagcagtgaaccccctcatctacagcctgaggaaccaggagctcaagggtgCTCTGAGGAAACAGACCCAATGGATCCTGCACCATcaacagtaa